Part of the Salvia splendens isolate huo1 unplaced genomic scaffold, SspV2 ctg995, whole genome shotgun sequence genome is shown below.
ctttttccctctcttactttattcgctctactttactcacaaaacaacactacataaaatcccatGCCGAATTAGAAATGttccacttagagtgggacggaggaagtattagaGTTCAGgtgaaaataacaaaatgaagaTATTCACATAGAAATGTCGAAAAAACAAATGTCAGCAACGAAATAAAGCATTAAAAAGATCCATGCATATAGTACCAAGAAGCCACTGTGTGATTAAGACCATGATATTACAAGTACAATACCGATAGGCACTGtattttcaacaaaaaaattgcATATAATCTAATGGGGCACTTCTTCAGACAGATATATCTAGCACATTAACATTTTATCAGGAATAAGGCATATATCTCAAATGGCAAACACAAGCATTAAAATTTACCTCAAGAATTTCCAGGTTAGGGCATTTTTGCAGTAACTGATAGTGGCCTTCAGTATCCAGCAGAGCATAAAGGAGATCCAACTTTTTAAGTCGGGAAGAGACGGGATATACAATGGGCAATTCTGTTTTCCCCAAGTAAGTAAGACCCAAGCGGCATAGCTTACTAGGGAATACAACGTTGGAATACCTTTCCAATTGCTCATTAAAAACACCTTCACCAACCTGTCCTGGGGGCTCACTAAAAGATCCCCCACAGAACTCTTCCAACGAAGCTGCTGCACGGAAGAAACCTATAAGGTCTGAGACATCGCAATCACTAATTTTCATTGAGGCCAACTTTGGGCATCTTCTTGCTATCTGTTCAAGATCTCTAGATCTGACTTTCACGAGATCAGTCATGTAGAAATTCAAACTTTCAAGAACTGTATTGTTCATTGCAAACTCATTCAGCCAATCTCCGTCTTTCTCAATTATTGAGCTCTCTTCCAAAAGCAAGTTTCTCAAATTCCTACACAGAAGAAAAAAATGTTTAGATTGAGCACACAGATTTTCAAATTCTCAAACTAGAGTTAGCACTTGCAATCCACAGTGCAGTAAAAATGATAACTTTATCCAACTTTTAATGTAATTTTCCTTAGTCTGAATTCATCAAGTGATATCAACTAATGAACCTAGCAGAAAGTCAACAAAATCTACCATTGTTAATATTTCTTTATTACATTGGAGCTAATAATTATATGAAATGCATACACATCATAAACAGTTCTTCCTTGACCATATAGCTCTACCAAAGAAACCTTTTACCATAAACATTCATATTTGCTGGGTCATATTTCATATCTACGCCACAGCACTTTGCAGAAAATAATTCCTTAGAAATTTTTAAGTCTAGTCATTCGATATTTCGATTCGACAAACATTGGTATGCATGAGTTTTGCACAGTTATAACCTCAAACAAAACTTTTTCATAAACGCTAACTGAAACCGAGCTTTCGGTTATAACTAGCCTATTCGGTTTTCGATTATCAGTTAATCGATAAACGTTTAACCGACTAACCACCACTATAATCATCATGATCAGCAAGCTTGCGATTATACCAGTGAACTACTACTATTTGGCGTAAAATCAAGATTTAAAATGAATCCGACGAGCTGACTTGGACATAAGAACTAAAAACCGTCGCCATATCTTATTGAAAACGAAAAGTCAAACTTATGCATCGGCAAAACAAATCTGATTTGCTTTCTCAAACAATTCAGATCCAGCAACTACCAGCTAGCATCACCTCAACAATATTAAATATCAGAAATTCATTATGTAACTGTTTTCttccaaaaaaaaacacatgaaACTCTTCCCAGAGATCAGCGtacttcaaaaaataaattaaaaaacggAAATTAATAATATCAATTGATGAAGGCTtgaaactgaaataaaaaatcaattcaaaattaaatcagATAAAAACAATTAGACAGAGTAAGGGGCTAGGGTTTGTACGTGCAGAATCGGCCTAAGAGCAAAAGCCCATCGGTAGAGAAACCGGAGCACTTATCCAGCCTCAAAACTTCGAGAACCTTCCCGTGCGACTTAGCGAGAAGTTCGAGATCTGAATCCTTCACAATCATACGCCGGAAGTGCAGCACCTTCATCCTCCCAAACGACCTGATAATCTCCTCCACCCAAGGCGTGACGAATCCGCCCCAATCCTCGGGAATCAGGTTGAACATAGCGGCGCGTGGCTTCCCCTTGAGCTTCAGCGACTCCAGGCGCGGGAAGCGCTGCGACAGCCGCTGCGGCGTGGCGGTGTAGCACAGTGCCATCGTCACGTGCTTGCGCGTGATGGCGTCGATCTCGTACCACCGCTTGCACACCAGCGACACCGCGTCCCGGTCGCGCGGGTCCTGCACGTACGGGATCACGCACTCCCCCACCGTGTGGTACGCGCCTCCGCAGGCGCTGAAACCGTTAGGTCTCTTCGATTCCCTCTCATCCATCGCTTGGAATCAGCTTCGCCTACATATTCAACATATGAAATCAACGATTTGGCTGCGGAGAGCTGCCGGATTGACGAATTCGTCGATCGATCGGAGTGGAATGAATTGGATGAGCGACGGCGAGATCCTGGCGTGGATTTGTGGATTGATTGGAGAGTGATTCTGCTGTGGATGAATGGGAGATTAGGGCAATAGAACAGAGGGAGAAGGGAAGGTTTTCACTTGCTGAAGAAATGGGAGCTCGTGGGAGTAGGGTGGGTGGTGGTGGGGTGGAGAGGACAAAGGAGGCGACCAATTGGGGAAGAGGATGGCAGACTGACACCTATCTAGTTGTGTATATAAATATAGTAATGCATTTATAATATAAGTGTcatttttgaaattatttttatacggagtattaattttgtagATATTAATTTTTCTGTATAACTgaacttaagagcatccacgttCACGTCCACGTCCACGTCAATGTCCATGTCCACGTCAATGTCCATGTCCATGTCCATGCTGCATACTCAAGGGTCTAACCATtctattatataatttaaataaaaatagtttaataatattaaaatagattaaaaatgtcggaatactattacaaattataaaaaaattaaaatttacataattaaaatcctaaaaattaaaaattacataattaaaatcctaaaaatttaaataaaaacattttaataatattaaaatgcgTTAAAAATActggaatactattacaaattataaaaaattaaaatttacataattaaaatcataaaatttaaaattatataattaaaattctaaaaatttaaaattacataattaaattcataaaattaaaaaaaaacccactactcgtagCCGAATTTCACCCAACTATGTTTGATTatgtcttcttgtagctcaatgtgggttctgGTATCAcccattgtgtgtcttgttttgatcctctcgcccaccgtcgtatgcacacctcagcatgggggagacctcgcggttgagcttcccgCTTCATCCTCATCGTAAAAGTTAGCcaccctcggtccttcgtcagctataatcatgttgtgcaagataatacacgtgtacatgatgtcggcgatatttttgggaatctgaaaatatttttttttaaatttttggtattatattcaatttttttaaaaaaaataaagaaaagaaaatccaGCAGATAATCCGTTGGCGAATAGAAACGCGTCATGtcgcctgctcagcggcacggacgtgcttgatgcatcgagcagcgtcgtgccagcggcacggacgtcgtccgtcccagcgagcaccgctgcggatgctatAATGAATAAAAGTAAATTGATTATTGAATTGTGGAGGAGTAGTATGTAACTGTAAACTTAATGATATTAATCATGATTTTAATGGACCAGATAGTTATTTAAGTGGGCGTTAGcattatgtattttgtttttatttaactatcTTAATATTgtcattattaattttataaatatcaaaGATTGATTTGTGCATTTTCTTTATAActaaataaattgataatgTTGTATATCAAATAAATAATGTTAATATAGACTACACGAAAGACATATCCAGTGATAATGCTCAAATAATACTATATGTAACATAATTTTCTCACTATATTTGTACAAATAATGATATTACTTTTGACACAATATACGTACTtggatatatatagagttgtgatcaatgccGAACTAATTTAAAAGACCGAACTAGATGTCAAAttagggccattagatctagtttttttgatgtgatgtgatgtgatgtgTTGTGTAAATTATTGCAGCCTTTATTAcaagctcattttacttcattgtagtaggtttattacttcattgtgatacgtaataccttgaaactacagtACGTTTTTGCTTatttccagtaggttttgaagagattcaacacatgcttcattcgaattcattgaactaagtttttactttattcacttaaaaaaatacaattcatTCCAGtgagtttattacttcattcaaaaatgttattacttcattggataatgtatttacttcatttcagtatGATTTTAAATgtttctacacatacttcattcaaatagtttattACACCGTTCAATGTGCTTATTACACCATTCAATTAGgctatcatttaattttgttgtCATAGCTGAAATTTCGGGACAATCACAGCATCGATGGGATGGCCTTGACGTCTACGTCCGCGAAACAACATGTatgtactggaatgaagtaataatcatattagaatgaagtaatatattctggaatgaagttaaatcctcATAATATTTTATGACTTATTAGCCCTAGTCTGAAGTAAAAGAGGCTGGTGATGAAagcgaaaataatttatatatttgtgcatctcatccataaaaaactagacctaaaaacCCCTAACTTGGTAAAGTTCTGCGGTTCGGCAATAAGGGGTGGGTTTGCTATAATGAGACTCTTTTTTGATACTtttacataaaattttaaaaaatcccaAACATAAATGTGTTcagaaatttcaaaatatatttaaataaaattagaaacaaTTTCGAACACAATGTGCTCGGAAAattgtttaaattattttggaaagtgatgaatcggcgaatttttgatggtgatgaatgcaggaagatgcagatcacgacacagagattttacgtggttcgatttactgaggtaaatctacgtccacgggaagaaatgagggcagagttgtattgcttgatctgttttcttacagcttacaatacagacttgctattttgtattttatctctagaaagcgagagagtctaaccctatctatctgatctaggttctatttatacattaaaccaagatcgtggcatgcagccatttactaggtagtggatgtcgtggagatcgtggcgatcttgcatgggtccactatcctgcatgagttaatgactgcttgacaccactaaatagatcgtgggtgtagtggaggtggaaatcctgcatgagtccactatctcctagttcggtcgaatactgagaccgaactgctgaatttttgccgagcagcttttgccgatctgagagtagagcttgatgccgacctgagagcagagtttgattggttggcttttaccgagctgtaggctggggccgaactctttggttgtgccgaactgaactctttagtcatgccggactgatactctttagtcatgccgaactgatactctttcttgggctttaggctgatgggctttactgctgttgggcttgtttagtacgtactccatcactaccccccggaaagcgaagtgaattacttcggcattctggataaaggtacggggtaagtcgatgtttgtccttggtcttatgaagtgaactcttctttgaccggactcgtctttggtctgatgaaataaacatctttgaccggactcgtctttggtctgatgaaataaacatctttgcccggactcgtcttttggtctgatgaaataaacatctttgcccggactaagcttgtgtcctaatttggcgagttttatcgctcggatcggactttccgttgtcctaatttgggatcggactttcccttgtcctaattcggcgagttttatcgcgtggatcggactttcccttgtcctaattcaggcaagttttatcgcgtgaatcggacttttgttgcagttcgtttcagacgaagtgcttgatttttaagccgaattgtggtcttgtatcttctgtagaagctttgactcacaatcgttggcttgttgcagctcgtttcagacgaactgcttgtttaagctgaattgtggtcttgtatcttctgtagaagctttgactcacaatcgttggcttattgcagctcgtttcagatgaactgcttgtttaagctgaattgtggtcttgtatcttctgtagaagctttgactcacaatcgttggcttgtgtatgttctaagaaggggatcagccttcgaagaacaagatacatcagtaacatttgtaagagacgacacgcacatagacagacaaaacgcacagacaaaacgcacagagacaaataaagaccaagcaaaacaaataaagcacattgaccgaacaggactcaagactaactgaccggactgtctcttacaaatggaacttcttgaggttggaaatgtgcc
Proteins encoded:
- the LOC121792012 gene encoding coronatine-insensitive protein 1-like; this encodes MDERESKRPNGFSACGGAYHTVGECVIPYVQDPRDRDAVSLVCKRWYEIDAITRKHVTMALCYTATPQRLSQRFPRLESLKLKGKPRAAMFNLIPEDWGGFVTPWVEEIIRSFGRMKVLHFRRMIVKDSDLELLAKSHGKVLEVLRLDKCSGFSTDGLLLLGRFCTNLRNLLLEESSIIEKDGDWLNEFAMNNTVLESLNFYMTDLVKVRSRDLEQIARRCPKLASMKISDCDVSDLIGFFRAAASLEEFCGGSFSEPPGQVGEGVFNEQLERYSNVVFPSKLCRLGLTYLGKTELPIVYPVSSRLKKLDLLYALLDTEGHYQLLQKCPNLEILETRNVIGDRGLEILGEFCKKMKRLRIERGADEQGMEDVEGVVSQRGLMALAQGCLELEYLAVYVSDITNASLECMGTYSKNLCDFRLVLLDREERITDLPLDNGVRSLLMGCHKLRRFALYLRHGGLSDVGLRYIGQYSRNVRWMLLGYVGESDEGLLEFSKGCPSLQKLEMRGCCFSERALAMAALQLTSLRYLWVQGYRASANGRDLLAMVRPNWNIELIPSRQVMEQDLEGGSIVAEHPAHILAYWSLAGPRTDFPSTVRPLAP